In the Molothrus ater isolate BHLD 08-10-18 breed brown headed cowbird chromosome 26, BPBGC_Mater_1.1, whole genome shotgun sequence genome, one interval contains:
- the CTXN1 gene encoding cortexin-1, whose product MNDASTMDYELLSPSLVEHPAGAAGMDAEQKTVFAFVIFLLVFLVMLMVRCFRILLDPYSRMPASSWTDHKEGLERGQFDYALV is encoded by the coding sequence ATGAATGATGCATCCACCATGGATTATGAACTGCTCTCCCCGTCCCTGGTGGAGCACCCCGCCGGCGCCGCGGGCATGGATGCCGAGCAGAAAACTGTCTTTGCCTTCGTCATCTTCCTCCTGGTGTTCTTGGTGATGCTGATGGTGCGCTGCTTCCGCATCCTGCTGGACCCCTACAGCCGCATGCCCGCCTCCTCCTGGACGGACCACAAGGAGGGCTTGGAGCGGGGCCAGTTCGACTACGCCCTGGTGTGA